Within the Chitinivibrionales bacterium genome, the region GTTGTCTTTTTAACAGGGTTTATCGGTCTCAACGGTATGAGTTCGATGACCAGAATGCGCAATGAAGTAGAAAAAAAAGAAGATCTTCACAATCAGCTTGTCGAACGGGAAATCGACCACCTTCAGTGGGCACAGAAAGCGGGCAGTTTTCTCCATAAAGGGCATATCAAAACGCTTGATGTGGAAAAAGATTTTCATCAATGCGCCCTCGGCAAATGGTATTACGGTAAAAACAAAGAGACGGTTCTTGAAGAACATCCGGAATTAGAACACGCGCTGGAGCGACTTGAAGAACCCCATAAAGAGCTTCACTCCTCAGTCGTGACAATAGAAGATTACCTTCAAAAGGGGGAGCGAGACAGCGCCGAGCAGGTGTATGCGCAAACAACAATCGATAATTTGAAGGCTGTACAAACCATATTGCATTCCATACAATCATCGCTTGAAGAAGAGATCGGGGTAATTGAAGAAAAGACCGAACGAAGCATACGGCGTACCAGGACCGTTGCCGGAGTGAGTATGGTGCTTTTTGTTTTCATTATTATTGTAGTAGGCTATTTTATCTGGCGGTCGATCAATACCCCGCTCATGCGGACGATCGAGCGGTTGAAAGATATTGCTCAGGGCGACGGTGATTTAACGAAGCGTATGCCGATGAACAAAGTTAACTGTTCTTCGCAGAAGCAGTGCAACAAAACCGATTGTCCCGAATACGGCCGGGAAGCACAATGCTGGGATACGGTCGGTTCCAATGCCCCGGGAGAAATAACCTGTCCGTCAATTTTAACCGGAAAGCTGAAAAGCTGTAATGAGTGTTCGGTCATGCAGGGGGCTATTCGAACAGAAATGGATGAGCTTTCGGCGTGGTTCAATACCTTTATCGGCAGGGTATCGCAAATCATAAAAAAGATCGCCGGAAACGCTGCGACCCTTTCCGGTTCTTCGGAAGAGCTATCCGCGACGTCGAACCAACTTGCCGCAAGCGCCGAAGAAGTGAGCAATCAATCCAACACGGTGGCGTCGGCAAGCGAACAGGCGACCACTAATGTCAATGGTATCGCTTCGGCGGCGGAAGAGATGTCGTCATCGGTCAATGCGGTGGCGTCATCCATTGAAGAAATGAATGCCTCGCTCAATGAAGTGGCGAAAAGTTGTCAGAAAGAATTGGATGTTGCAAAGGACGCCAATACAAAGGCGTCGTCAACAAAACTTCAGATGGAAAAACTGGGGACATCTTCAAGAGAAATCGGTAAAGTGGTCGATACAATCAAGGATATTGCCGACCAGACCAACCTTTTGGCGCTCAATGCCACGATCGAAGCCGCCTCCGCGGGCGAGGCGGGCAAGGGATTTGCCGTTGTTGCCAATGAAGTCAAAGAACTTGCCAAGCAAACCGCCGAGGCTACCGATCAGATCGGCAGGCAGATCGAACAGATACAAAACGATACCGGAGAATCGGTAAGCGCAATCGATGAAATTGCCGGTGTGATAGAGCAGGTTACCGAGATATCCCAAACCATTGTCAGTGCAGTCGAAGAGCAGTCGTCGACGGTGAGTGAGATATCGGGCAATGTCGGCGGCGCAGGCAATGCGTCATCGGAAATAGCCCGGAATGTACAGGAGTCGGCAAGCGGTTTGACCGAAATCTCATCGAATATTCAGGGGATCAATGCTGCCGCGGGTGATACGGCCAAGGGAGTCGGCCATATAAGCGACAGCGCCCGGGAGCTTGCAAAACTTTCGGCCCAGCTAAAAGATATTGTAAAGCAATTTAAAATATAGGTATAATGGGTGAGATACAATGAATCGATCGACTTGCGTTTTAAAGAATAGAAAATGTACCTGATAAATTTTTCCGAGGAGATGAGATATGGCACGTCATGCTAGTCCCGGGCCGGCATTGTTCGGGAACATTGTGAATCGTTTCACCGGCAGCGGAAAAACCGTTCGCGGAAAGCTTTTTCTCCCTGTCTATGTGCAGATTGCGGGCCTGATTGTGGTCGCCGCCGTTATAGTGTTCTCCCTTCGTTCGGCAAAGAAAAACCTTCATCGGACAAATACTATTACGACACTGTCGACGGAGGTCAAATCACTGATTGAGCTTTCGGTTGAACAGTATTTTAATGCGGTTCCCTCGTCGGAGCGGGAAGAAGCGTTTCTCAGGAGTCTCAGTCAATCGGCACAGCATTTCGATGAAGCCCATATCAAAGTGGACCCGGATGAAATACGGCAATTATTCGTGGAAATCGGCGAGAAAAAGAGACAAAATCAAAATATCGAAAAAAAGGTCATGAAACTGTCGAACGCATCGATAGAGCAATCTGACGGCTATATCCGTCAGGTGGTCGAAAAAATGATAAAACAATCGCAGTATGTCAGTCCTCTTGAGAAGCAGGTGATTGTCGGCGCCAATATTAATACCAGCTCGAATTTGAAAATCCAGAACCTCTTTTCCCGCATCGTTTATGACCCGTCGGCAAAACAGGAACTCCAAGCATTCCTCGAACAAGCTATGGAAAACGTTGAAGTTGACAAGAAGAGGTTGGCCGGCACGCCTTTTCAGCACATGGCTGAAGCCGCCGGTGAATCGAACAGGCAGATGCAGGCCCTGGCGGGAGAGTATACGACCAATATCGAACATATAAATTCCGCATATAATAAACTGTTTTCCAGGCTTTCATCGGTAGACAAGGCATTGATGAATACAAAGACCGAATTGCAAAAGAGCACTGTCTCGGTAATCAGTACGTCATTTCTGCTCATCGGGATAACGGTAATTGCGGCAATCGTCGTTGTGGTTCTCCTCAACAGCGTTCTGGGAGTGCAGATTTCAAATTCGCTCGGGAGAATGTCGGGAATGTTGCGTGACATTTCGGAGGGAGAAGGCGATTTGACAAAGCGCCTGGAATCGGACTCCGGGGATGAGATCGGTGACATGGCCCGCTATTTTAATAATTTTGTAAACAAATTACAGGGCATAATCACAAAAATTGCCGGTGATGCCGAAAGTGTTGCTTCATCTTCCAGTGAATTGTCGACAACATCGGTTCAGATTGCATCCCATGCCGATGAGATGAATTCTCAGTCAACTACTGTTGCCTCGGCGGCAGAACAAGCGACCGCCAATGTGAATGGTATAGCTTCTGCGGCCGAAGAAATGTCGACATCCATGAGCACCGTCGCATCATCGATTGAAGAAATGAGTGCTTCTCTCAATGAGGTAGCGAAAAACTGCCAAAAAGAACTCGCTGTTGCCCGGGACGCCAACAGCAGGGCTTCGGCAACAAGGCAACAGATGGAAAAAATGGATGCATCTTCCCGGGAAATCGGCAAAGTGGTCGATACGATTAAAGACATTGCCGATCAGACTAATCTTTTAGCGCTCAATGCCACGATCGAAGCGGCTTCAGCCGGCGATGCCGGTAAAGGGTTTGCCGTTGTTGCCAATGAAGTCAAGGAGCTTGCAAAGCAGACCGCGCAGGCAACCGATGAAATCAGCAGGCAGATCGAACAGATGCAGAGCGATACTGAAGAATCGGTGAATGCGATCGAGAAAATCGCCGAAGTTATCGAACAGGTTACCGAGATTTCGCAGACCATAGTGAGCGCTGTTGAAGAACAATCGGCTACAATCAATGAAATATCCGGCAATGTGGGCGGCGCGAGTAATGCATCGTCGGAGATCGCGCGCAATGTGCAGGAATCGGCCAGTGGGCTATCCGAAGTCTCTTCGAATATACAGAGTATCAACACCGCTTCGGGCGAAACCGCACAGGGGATGGAATTGATAAAGGAGAGTGCTCAGGGGCTCTCGCAACTTGCCGAACAACTGAACCAGGTGGTGAACCAGTTTAAAGTGTAAAGGAAAAAACCGGAAGAAATAGATTCATGGCCCTACGCACACTTATAATCGACGATACCATTATCTGGCGCAAACTCGTGTCGGATATCGCTGGAGAGTTCGCGGATCTTGAAATTGCGGGCACAGCGCCCAACGGTGAGATTGCCCTGAAAAAGATGGAGCAAAATCCGGTTGATCTGGTGTTTTGCGACGTTCACATGCCGGGTCTTGACGGGGTGGAGACCCTCAAGCGCATCCGGGACGAGTGTCCGCAAACGCTCGTGGTCATGATGAGCGGGATCAGTACCCGGAATGCGGATGTAACGATCAGGGCCCTTCAGATGGGAGCGATCGATTTTATTCGCAAGCCGGACGGCAGAGCGCCAGAAGAAAACAGGGAACGGCTCCGCAAGGATATCGCATCGGTCCTTCGTCTGGCGCGGATCAAAATAAACACCATGGGAATTGACAAGAGGGTTTCAGGTAAGGTTCAAAAATCCGCTGCACTCGCCGGGGCGGTAACAAAAGCTCCGGTTCCCCGTTCCTTCGCTATTGTCGCTGTCGGCGTCTCGACCGGCGGACCGGAAGCGCTCAGTAAGCTTATCCCCACGTTGCCCGCCTCGTTGCCTGTCCCGGTTTTACTGGTCCAGCATATGCCGCCGTCATTCACTCGGTCCCTGTCCGAAAGTCTCGACCGGAAATCGGCGCTTACCGTGGTGGAGGCTGAAGAACATATGGAGGTGAAAAAAGGAACAGTTTATATCGCACCGGGTGGAAGGCATATGACTGTTCGGGAGAAGGACAAGAAAGTGGTAATAGGGCTCAATGACAGTCCGCCGGAAAATTCCTGCAGACCGTCGGTGGATGTTCTGTTCCGATCGGTGGCAAATCTTTACGGCAACAGAGGTGTTCTTGCTGCTGTCCTGACCGGAATGGGAAGTGATGGCGCGGCAGGGGTTCGGGCACTGAAGCGAAAAGGGTGTTTCTGTATTACCCAAGAAGAAAAATCCTGTGTGGTGTACGGCATGCCCCGGGCGGTCGATGAAGCAGGGATGTCGGATCTTTCGATCCCCATTGAGAGCATTGCCGAAATAATGGCGCGAAAGACCGGTAGCAGATGAATGAATGTCGAAACTTTTCGAGCTGCTTTGCAAAGCGGAGCGTCAGAGAATGACCATAAGCCATAGCAAACGTGAGAAACTATCATGAGCGTCAAAATTGATCCTACCGAATTCCGATTGATGCGTGATTATATCGAGCAGCAGTGCGGTATTCATGTGGGTGATGAAAAGATGTACCTGGTTGAAACGCGGCTGACAACCCTTATGGCGGAACAGGGGTGCAGCGATTTCAGAGAGCTGCATCGCAAAGCCCTGAGCGATTCGAGCAACAAGCTCCGGGACAAAATTGTCGATGCCATGACTACCAATGAAACACTCTGGTTCAGAGATAGCGCGCCTTTTACTATCCTGCGTTCGGTGCTCAAAGAAATGGCTGAAGACCTGAATGCGGGGAAACGCAGAGAAATACGCATCTGGTGTGCAGCATGCTCAACCGGACAGGAACCATACTCTATTGCAATGCTTGCTAAAGAATTGGAGCGGCAAAATTCAAAATTTCCTCCGGCTACAGTAAAGATACTTGCCACCGATATCTCGCCGACCGCGCTTTTTCTTGCCATGAGCGGAAGGTACGATTCGTTTGCAATTTCACGGGGACTTTCGGAAGAATACAAGTCGAGATATTTTTCATTTGACGGCAAGGTGTGGACAATAGATAATAAGATAAAGTCGATGGTCACGTTCAAAAAACTCAATCTTCAGGACCGCTTTGATAATCTTGGCAAACAGGATATTGTATTTTGCCGTAACGTGCTCATATATTTCAGTGATGACTTTAAGCGCGATATACTGCAAAAGATTCATGATATGCTTTCCCCCGGCGGCCTTCTTTTTGTCGGCGCCTCGGAATCCTTGATGAATTACAGTAAAGGGTATCGCATGATCAGGGAGGGACGGGGTATTTACTACCGGAAAGAATAGAAAAATGGATCGAATGCTGAAGACAACAATCAAGAAAGGACTGCCTGATGCGTGTGCTTTCTGTTGATGACGCGAAATCGACCAGGGAATTCATACGAAATGCCGTTGATGTTCTGGGGTTCGAATTTCTTGAGGCCGGTAACGGCCGCGAAGGGCTGGAGGTGCTCGAACGGGAAGAAAGCCGGGTCGATCTGGTATTACTCGACTGGAATATGCCGGTTATGAACGGCATGGAGATGCTGAAAAAAATGAAAGAAGATAAACGGTTCCGTACCATTCCGGTTACCATGGTAACCACCGAGATAGAGCGCCCTAAAGTTATTCAGGCTATCAGTTCGGGCGCAAAAAATTATGTCATGAAACCTTTCACGCAGGAAGAGCTTGCCACCAAAATTATGGAAGCGCTTGGGATGGGGCTCTAACCGGCAATACAGCATTTGAGCGAGGTAGTCAATGGATGTAAAGTACATCAATCCCTTTATTCAGTCGACGATGGAGACCTTTCAGAAAATGATGAATACCGAGGTCAGCCCGGGAAAACCGATACTCAAGAGCGCGTCAACCATGAAGTTCGATGTCTCCGGGATTATCGGTCTTTCAGGCGAGGCGCAGGGGTCGATAGCGATTTGTTTCCCCAAGGTCGTGGCCCTGAAAACGGTTTCCGCCATGCTGGGAATGAGTGTCAAGGTTGTGGGTGAAGAAGTCAGGGACGGCGTGGGGGAAATCGCCAACATCATCGCGGGATATGCCAAGCAATATCTTCATGAATACAGCGTAACTATTTCTCTGCCGAAGATTATTATGGGTAACGGCCATGTCGTGACTAACATAAAAGGGGTGCCGGCATTTATCGTGCCCTTTGAAAGCGCTCTCGGCGTCTTTGCCATGGAGGTTGCCCTGGTACCGGGAAAATAGAGATTTATACTTACTCTTCAGGAGAGCCCTATTATGAAATTACTACTTGTTGATGATTCCACGGTTATGCGCAGGATGATGAAAAACCAGCTTGGTCAGTTGGGCGTTACCGATACCGTTGAGGCTTCAAACGGGCAGGAAGCGCTCGAGGTGCTCGCAAGCAATATGCCGGTTGACATTATTCTGCTCGATTGGAATATGCCGGTTATGGACGGCATGACATTTTTAAAAACAGTGCGTGCCGACAATACATATAAAGATGTAAAAATTGTCATGTGTACATCGGAGTCGGAAAAGAGCAAAGTTATTGTAGCAATGAAAGAGGGGGTCAATAATTATATTGTTAAGCCCTTTACCCCTGAAGCTTTGCAGGAGAAGCTTGGCCTGTAACAGTCCCGAAAAGCGACATGAACATGGAAAAACAACGCAGCGAAATTATCGCACGCCTCTCGTCGATAGAGGGGCTTCCCAGCCTGAGTAGTACTATGGTGAAGCTCAAGGAGCGGGTGTGTAACACCGATACTTCGCTGGCGGGATTCGGCGAAATCGCCGCCATAATTGAGCAGGATGTCGGATTGGCGATGAAAATCATGCGAATGGCTAATTCGGTGCATTATACCGGAAAATATGGAGATATCAGCAGTATCGATCAGGCAATCAGCCGTCTCGGGATAGACATGGTTTGCAGGTTATGTCTTGCTGCCGCGGCCATGGAGCTTTTTCCGGTTTCATCCAATCTGATATCACTCTCCGATTTCTGGCGCCATTCCATCGGTGTTGCTCTGACGGTGAGGCAGGTAGGGGAACGTCGTCGATTAGTTGACAGTGACGGATATATTGCCGGATTGTTTCACGATATCGGGATACTGGTGTTAGACCGTCATTTCTATGAGGGGTACGCCGAGGCCCGGAATGTTGCGAAAAAGGAAAACATACCAGTTTACGAAGCAGAAAGACGGTCCCTCGGGATCGACCATGGTGAAATCGGGGGGCTCCTCTGCCGACTGTGGCGCCTTCCCGAAGACGTTGCTACCGCGGTTTCTTTTCACCATTTTCCCGAAAAGGCCCCGGAACCATTTGTCGACTTGACCCAGGTTGTTCATCTCAGTGATTTTGCCTGTTCGGCCCTTGGTGTTTTCGAGCCGGGTGACCTCCAACTGCAGGAGTGCAGTTTTTCAGCATGGGACAACCTCGGTATCGGTATGGAAGAAATGCGGAAAATCATCGAATACACCGAGTCCCGTATTGCCGAAACCGATACCTTTGTTGCATTGTCGCAGAAACTGGGGAGTTCCCCGCGGCGTTAACGATCTGCGGAGTTCTCCTGTTGCAACGGTCTTCTGTCGAGCAAAAAGCAATCGATTATATATTTTTCTTCTCAACAATCTCACCCAGCGTACAATATTTCCGATAGAGGTCCTGGTATATTTTTGCCTTGTCGGGACGGGGGTGATAGGTTGTTTCGAAGCCGTTGCCCATTGCTTTCTGGGCCTGCTGTATGGTGGGATAGAGGCCTGCCGCGGTTGCCGCGCACATTGCCGAGCCGAGTGCGCATGCCTGGTCCGATTGTGCCACTTTGATACTCATATTGATAACATCCGCGACCGTTTGCATGACAAAGGGTGATTTTTTCGCCACGCCGCCCAGAGCAATGACTTCCTTGATTGTCACGCCTTCGTCAACAAACCGTTCTATAATCTTTTTAGCGCCAAAGGCGGTGGCTTCAACCAGTGCCCGGAAAATGGCCGGCGCGGTGCTTCCGAGATTGAGGCCGGCAACCGCGC harbors:
- a CDS encoding HAMP domain-containing protein gives rise to the protein MARHASPGPALFGNIVNRFTGSGKTVRGKLFLPVYVQIAGLIVVAAVIVFSLRSAKKNLHRTNTITTLSTEVKSLIELSVEQYFNAVPSSEREEAFLRSLSQSAQHFDEAHIKVDPDEIRQLFVEIGEKKRQNQNIEKKVMKLSNASIEQSDGYIRQVVEKMIKQSQYVSPLEKQVIVGANINTSSNLKIQNLFSRIVYDPSAKQELQAFLEQAMENVEVDKKRLAGTPFQHMAEAAGESNRQMQALAGEYTTNIEHINSAYNKLFSRLSSVDKALMNTKTELQKSTVSVISTSFLLIGITVIAAIVVVVLLNSVLGVQISNSLGRMSGMLRDISEGEGDLTKRLESDSGDEIGDMARYFNNFVNKLQGIITKIAGDAESVASSSSELSTTSVQIASHADEMNSQSTTVASAAEQATANVNGIASAAEEMSTSMSTVASSIEEMSASLNEVAKNCQKELAVARDANSRASATRQQMEKMDASSREIGKVVDTIKDIADQTNLLALNATIEAASAGDAGKGFAVVANEVKELAKQTAQATDEISRQIEQMQSDTEESVNAIEKIAEVIEQVTEISQTIVSAVEEQSATINEISGNVGGASNASSEIARNVQESASGLSEVSSNIQSINTASGETAQGMELIKESAQGLSQLAEQLNQVVNQFKV
- the cheB gene encoding chemotaxis-specific protein-glutamate methyltransferase CheB, which gives rise to MALRTLIIDDTIIWRKLVSDIAGEFADLEIAGTAPNGEIALKKMEQNPVDLVFCDVHMPGLDGVETLKRIRDECPQTLVVMMSGISTRNADVTIRALQMGAIDFIRKPDGRAPEENRERLRKDIASVLRLARIKINTMGIDKRVSGKVQKSAALAGAVTKAPVPRSFAIVAVGVSTGGPEALSKLIPTLPASLPVPVLLVQHMPPSFTRSLSESLDRKSALTVVEAEEHMEVKKGTVYIAPGGRHMTVREKDKKVVIGLNDSPPENSCRPSVDVLFRSVANLYGNRGVLAAVLTGMGSDGAAGVRALKRKGCFCITQEEKSCVVYGMPRAVDEAGMSDLSIPIESIAEIMARKTGSR
- a CDS encoding chemotaxis protein; translated protein: MSVKIDPTEFRLMRDYIEQQCGIHVGDEKMYLVETRLTTLMAEQGCSDFRELHRKALSDSSNKLRDKIVDAMTTNETLWFRDSAPFTILRSVLKEMAEDLNAGKRREIRIWCAACSTGQEPYSIAMLAKELERQNSKFPPATVKILATDISPTALFLAMSGRYDSFAISRGLSEEYKSRYFSFDGKVWTIDNKIKSMVTFKKLNLQDRFDNLGKQDIVFCRNVLIYFSDDFKRDILQKIHDMLSPGGLLFVGASESLMNYSKGYRMIREGRGIYYRKE
- a CDS encoding response regulator → MRVLSVDDAKSTREFIRNAVDVLGFEFLEAGNGREGLEVLEREESRVDLVLLDWNMPVMNGMEMLKKMKEDKRFRTIPVTMVTTEIERPKVIQAISSGAKNYVMKPFTQEELATKIMEALGMGL
- a CDS encoding chemotaxis protein CheX; translation: MDVKYINPFIQSTMETFQKMMNTEVSPGKPILKSASTMKFDVSGIIGLSGEAQGSIAICFPKVVALKTVSAMLGMSVKVVGEEVRDGVGEIANIIAGYAKQYLHEYSVTISLPKIIMGNGHVVTNIKGVPAFIVPFESALGVFAMEVALVPGK
- a CDS encoding response regulator, whose translation is MKLLLVDDSTVMRRMMKNQLGQLGVTDTVEASNGQEALEVLASNMPVDIILLDWNMPVMDGMTFLKTVRADNTYKDVKIVMCTSESEKSKVIVAMKEGVNNYIVKPFTPEALQEKLGL
- a CDS encoding HDOD domain-containing protein, with amino-acid sequence MNMEKQRSEIIARLSSIEGLPSLSSTMVKLKERVCNTDTSLAGFGEIAAIIEQDVGLAMKIMRMANSVHYTGKYGDISSIDQAISRLGIDMVCRLCLAAAAMELFPVSSNLISLSDFWRHSIGVALTVRQVGERRRLVDSDGYIAGLFHDIGILVLDRHFYEGYAEARNVAKKENIPVYEAERRSLGIDHGEIGGLLCRLWRLPEDVATAVSFHHFPEKAPEPFVDLTQVVHLSDFACSALGVFEPGDLQLQECSFSAWDNLGIGMEEMRKIIEYTESRIAETDTFVALSQKLGSSPRR